Proteins co-encoded in one Papaver somniferum cultivar HN1 chromosome 5, ASM357369v1, whole genome shotgun sequence genomic window:
- the LOC113282699 gene encoding uncharacterized protein LOC113282699 codes for MAGSSRRTLISEMHELDSAYHGHDGVHIAHEMENAATYLRNGKAPKRRGFEVLKKGEFAGNFDASGIPGTNTFAHGHVIRNFRGTLVDFAFGKAVDPCKGNSSGFMEIFSYSKMIERVDPRKCPVLEARCDNELSINVLNGSKPYDGFKHARHYKNIMKPIRVIEKAKYRKGK; via the coding sequence ATGGCGGGAAGCTCCCGGAGGACGTTGATTAGTGAAATGCATGAGTTGGATAGTGCCTACCATGGCCATGATGGTGTTCATATTGCTCATGAAATGGAGAATGCAGCGACATACTTAAGGAATGGAAAGGCTCCTAAAAGACGGGGTTTTGAGGTGCTGAAAAAGGGAGAGTTTGCTGGCAACTTTGACGCTTCTGGCATACCAGGTACGAACACATTTGCTCATGGCCATGTCATTAGGAACTTTCGAGGAACTCTCGTGGATTTTGCATTTGGTAAGGCTGTCGATCCTTGTAAAGGAAATTCATCAGGATTTATGGAGATTTTTTCCTATTCTAAGATGATTGAGAGAGTGGATCCTAGAAAATGTCCGGTTCTAGAGGCTCGATGTGATAACGAGTTATCCATCAACGTTCTTAATGGGTCAAAGCCCTATGATGGATTTAAGCATGCTCGACACTATAAGAACATTATGAAACCTATCAGAGTTATTGAAAAAGCAAAATACCGAAAGGGGAAGTGA
- the LOC113279597 gene encoding uncharacterized protein LOC113279597: MVMPSSSDVEISHCADHKEVFSEPLILEPLPLSMLPPEPEITDEEFEKEVDLMMMDTDSMYAEPSDAHGLFVGFLSKMKFLCWNINVCCSDRKWLHVLNLYRKFRYDAICLIETMVDEETVRKYVHNLPFDVWFVITSVGKSGGLDLGYFEKSNIEIINSSFNMIHLVCDITPRIKNCLISFVYGSLNNLGLRTQWNLLSSINNEINRTWLLLGDFNFIMHDSEKLGGNIENSIVPNFLRNKMIELNLNEVYSFGNPYTWCNRRFKVHAELIFEKLDRGFINDKWISLLPHTRVTNLGRVYSDHCPVLLNYFHFKDKLSIPYKFFRCWQMSPDFKNVLINSWSKSVKGSSSFIAASKLKNLKHDLSNWNRNSFGHIKTTIGKLNAEIEKLQSLPYNPTIGSFILNYSKQLDYWYEVENSFYKQKSRIDYFNYYDKNTNFFHNTVKLGNMYILYTLYVTVMPNNSVIEEVLKDIQPIITNDVNTRLTAIPTSGEILDTVRNMAPWKSPGPDGFPGGFFRENWNEVSLEVINHVQSFFRTKFFLKQLNHTFIALIPKVNNPTSPHDFRPISLTNTIYNIISKILTNRLKPLLDTIISPFQSAFIANRQIQDNILISHEILHSFKTRKRNNNKNGFMAIKLDLSKAFDRLECPFIIVVFKKLGFSEDWCHLIFQCISSVSYSVLVNGSPSDIFYPYRGIRQGDFLSPYIFILCMETLSQLLLKGEKDNLIQGFKLRNHSPSISHLFFADNCMLFMKASLTYVRNLMKIIDSFAQASAVYHISSFPFPKMITAKIDSIQRTFWWSKKYPRRAAYYRSWGDIGKSKLNGGLGIKNSFATNRVFIAKIGWRLYKNPDHLVSKFFKDKYYPNQNMLEIDKAVDSASWTWKGIVKGLTFIKANIVYKINDDKTTRIWTSNWLPFSDSPPNSMNPNFVSYSFVSDLIDVQSNSWNISLITSLFSHDVVNKILALRINTSKQDTIMWAHTRNESFTIKSAFKVYMNKSIAPEDAFFWKKVWSLNCLPKIKCFMWKIFAYMLPVNSLLVLYNPAADDCCSLCKNESETVMHLFFKCPMVVHIWFPLSLQHMVAGNFDWVDDTFMNWFDNNLGTSPFIVDWPSIGAIVMWSIWKFRCDVIFKNSTISLDKVILDTRRMINTFIAPPSPSVNYLSEEIVKTPLQNVDYVIFLDGSYKDLNMDIGIVLCDNAGRVIQARADFGLITGDVGAEATSLFLSISWAEEMNLSKVLFVSDCLQLVKFIQDGKDVVDWLCSDLLEDCRISISNITSFRVVHIKRLKNKAVLNRPPTLVNEDAYMVWVEEESMLTSQNLVRQYISAFLNYNKVISLRRDPHALYLLSFSSRRAEGTERSPKQVERKEIRKIDSKAAKSSENIVSVDLKMIWYN, encoded by the exons ATGGTTATGCCATCAAGCTCAGATGTTGAAATTTCCCATTGTGCTGATCATAAGGAAGTTTTTTCAGAGCCCTTGATTCTTGAGCCTTTGCCCTTATCAATGCTTCCACCTGAACCTGAGATcactgatgaagaatttgaaaaagaagtggatttgatgATGATGGATACTGACTCTATGTATGCGGAACCTTCGGATGCTCATGGTCTA TTTGTGGGTTTTCTTTCTAAGATGAAGTTCTTGTGTTGGAACATAAATGTATGTTGCTCTGATAGAAAATGGTTACATGTCTTAAACTTATATAGGAAATTTAGATATGATGCTATCTGTTTGATTGAAACTATGGTAGATGAGGAGACTGTTCGCAAATATGTTCATAATTTACCCTTTGATGTTTGGTTTGTTATTACCTCGGTGGGTAAGTCTGGAGGACTAGATTTAGGTTACTTTGAAAAATCCAACATAGAAATTATAAACTCTTCCTTCAACATGATTCATTTGGTGTGTGACATAACTCCGCGTATTAAGAATTGTCTTATTTCTTTCGTTTATGGATCTTTAAACAACTTGGGTTTGAGAACACAATGGAACCTTCTTAGTAGTATAAACAATGAGATAAACAGAACTTGGTTACTTTTaggtgatttcaactttatcatGCATGACTCTGAAAAACTGGGTGGTAATATTGAAAATTCGATTGTTCCGAACTTTCTGAGAAACAAAATGATTGAGTTAAATCTGAATGAAGTTTACTCCTTTGGAAATCCTTATACCTGGTGCAATAGACGATTCAAAGTTCATGCTGAGCTTATATTTGAAAAGTTGGATAGGGGTTTTATAAATGATAAATGGATTTCTTTACTGCCGCATACTAGGGTCACAAATCTAGGTCGTGTCTATTCTGACCACTGCCCTGTCCTTCTCAACTACTTTCATTTCAAAGACAAACTTTCCATTCCGTATAAATTCTTTAGATGCTGGCAAATGAGTCCAGATTTTAAGAATGTTCTTATAAATTCTTGGTCTAAGTCAGTTAAGGGTTCATCAAGTTTCATTGCTGCGAGTAAGCTTAAAAACCTTAAGCATGATTTAAGTAATTGGAATCGGAATTCCTTTGGGCATATAAAAACTACAATAGGAAAATTAAATGCTGAAATTGAGAAGCTTCAATCTTTGCCATATAATCCAACGATTGGGTCCTTCATTCTGAATTACTCGAAGCAACTTGATTATTGGTATGAGGTTGAAAATTCTTTTTATAAACAGAAATCAAGAATTGATTACTTCAACTATTATGATAAGAATACTAACTTCTTTCATAATACAGTTAAACTCGGAAATATGTATATACTATACACACTTTACGTGACAGTCATG CCTAATAATAGCGTAATTGAGGAAGTTCTTAAAGACATTCAGCCTATTATAACAAATGATGTTAATACCAGACTAACTGCCATTCCTACTTCGGGTGAAATTCTTGATACTGTTAGAAACATGGCTCCTTGGAAATCGCCGGGGCCGGATGGTTTCCCTGGTGGATTCTTTAGAGAAAACTGGAATGAAGTATCTTTAGAAGTTATTAATCATGTGCAATCTTTCTTTAGGACCAAATTTTTTCTTAAACAGCTGAACCATACCTTCATTGCGCTGATTCCTAAAGTTAATAACCCAACAAGTCCCCATGATTTCAGACCTATTAGTCTTACAAATACAATCTATAATATTATCTCAAAAATTCTTACGAATAGACTAAAACCCTTACTTGATACTATTATTTCGCCTTTTCAGTCTGCTTTTATAGCAAATAGACAAATTCAAGACAATATTCTAATAAGCCATGAAATTTTACACTCTTTTAAAACTAGGAAAAGGAATAATAATAAGAATGGGTTTATGGCTATTAAGTTAGatttatcaaaagcttttgatcgCCTTGAGTGTCCTTTTATTATTGTTGTGTTTAAAAAATTGGGTTTCTCTGAAGATTGGTGTCATCTTATTTTTCAATGTATTAGTTCGGTGTCGTACTCGGTGCTGGTTAATGGATCTCCCAGTGATATCTTTTATCCTTATAGAGGAATAAGGCAAGGAGATTTCCTTTCCCCCTACATATTTATATTATGCATGGAAACTTTGTCTCAACTTCTGCTGAAAGGTGAAAAGGACAATCTGATCCAGGGATTTAAACTCAGGAATCATAGTCCTTCAATTTCCCACTTGTTCTTCGCAGATAACTGCATGTTGTTTATGAAAGCTTCCTTAACTTATGTTAGAAATCTTATGAAGATTATTGATTCTTTTGCGCAAGCTTCAG CTGTTTATCATATTTCTAGTTTCCCTTTCCCTAAAATGATTACTGCTAAGATTGACTCTATTCAGAGAACATTTTGGTGGTCGAAGAAATACCCTAGGAGAGCTGCTTACTATCGTTCTTGGGGTGATATTGGTAAATCCAAATTGAATGGTGGACTAGGAATTAAAAATTCTTTTGCTACTAACAGAGTATTTATTGCAAAAATTGGTTGGAGATTGTATAAAAATCCAGATCATTTAGTTTCTAAATTCTTCAAGGATAAATACTACCCAAATCAAAATATGCTAGAGATAGACAAAGCTGTTGATTCTGCTTCTTGGACTTGGAAGGGTATTGTAAAAGGTTTGACTTTCATTAAGGCTAATATTGTTTACAAAATTAATGATGATAAGACTACAAGAATTTGGACTTCTAATTGGTTACCTTTTAGTGATTCTCCTCCGAATTCGATGAATCCTAATTTCGTAAGTTACAGTTTTGTTAGTGATCTTATTGATGTGCAGAGTAACTCATGGAATATTAGTCTTATTACCTCGTTGTTTTCTCATGATGTAGTCAACAAAATCCTTGCTCTTCGAATAAATACTAGTAAACAAGACACTATCATGTGGGCTCACACTAGAAATGAAAGTTTCACTATTAAATCTGCTTTTAAAGTGTACATGAATAAATCTATAGCTCCTGAAGATGCTTTTTTTTGGAAGAAAGTTTGGTCTTTAAATTGTCTCCCTAAAATTAAGTGTTTTATGTGGAAAATTTTTGCTTATATGTTGCCTGTTAACTCTCTCCTTGTTCTGTATAATCCTGCGGCTGATGATTGTTGTTCTCTTTGTAAGAATGAGTCTGAAACTGTGATGCATCTGTTCTTTAAATGTCCCATGGTTGTCCATATTTGGTTTCCGCTCTCCTTACAACATATGGTTGCTGGGAATTTTGATTGGGTGGATGATACTTTTATGAATTGGTTTGATAATAATCTGGGTACCTCTCCCTTTATTGTTGATTGGCCTAGCATTGGTGCTATAGTAATGTGGTCTATATGGAAATTTAGATGTGATGTGATATTTAAAAACTCTACTATCAGTTTGGACAAGGTTATTTTGGATACTAGAAGGATGATCAACACCTTTATTGCTCCTCCCTCGCCCTCTGTTAATTATTTGAGTGAAGAGATAGTTAAAACTCCTCTGCAGAATGTTGATTATGTTATCTTTCTGGATGGCTCTTATAAAGATCTTAATATGGATATTGGAATTGTTCTTTGTGATAATGCAGGAAGAGTAATCCAGGCAAGAGCAGACTTTGGACTAATTACAGGTGATGTTGGTGCTGAGGCAACATCCCTATTTTTGTCTATCTCTTGGGCAGAAGAGATGAATTTGTCCAAAGTCCTATTTGTCAGTGACTGCCTTCAGCTGGTGAAGTTCATTCAAGATGGCAAGGATGTTGTTGACTGGCTTTGTAGTGATCTTTTAGAAGATTGTCGGATTTCTATTTCAAATATTACTAGCTTTAGGGTTGTTCATATTAAGAGACTCAAAAATAAG GCGGTATTGAATAGACCTCCTACTCTGGTGAACGAAGATGCTTATATGGTTTGGGTTGAGGAGGAGA gtATGTTGACCAGTCAAAATCTCGTGAGACAATATATCTCCGCTTTTCTAAATTACAACAAGGTTATCAGTCTAAGGCGAGATCCACATGCGCTCTATTTACTTTCCTTCTCATCGAGAAGAGCTGAAGGAACAGAGAGAAGCCCGAAACAAGTAGAGAGAAAGGAGATAAGAAAAATCGACAGTAAGGCAGCAAAATCGAGTGAAAATATTGTGTCTGTTGATTTGAAGATGATCTGGTATAattga